A genomic stretch from Candidatus Amarolinea dominans includes:
- a CDS encoding formate--tetrahydrofolate ligase, producing MPVRKVKPVPSDLEIAQSATMLPILDIAESLGLTIDDIDLYGKYKAKVHLSVLDDPRFKNRPNGKYVDVTAITPTPLGEGKTTTTVGLTQALGLLGQRAITCIRQPSMGPTFGIKGGAAGGGYSQIVPMEDFNLHLTGDIHAVTAANNLMAAAIDARILHEDNYDDAKLAGMGLRRLAIDPYAVTWQRVLDVNDRALRDVIIGLGDKADGRPRQTGFDIAVASEVMAILALTTSLKDMRQRLGRMVIGYSKQGKPVTAEELGVAGAMAVIMKDAIMPNLMQTLEGQPAFVHAGPFANIAHGNSSILADQIALKLGDYVITESGFGADIGMEKFMDIKCRTSGLRPTCVVLVATIRALKMHGGGPKVVAGRPLDKAYTDENLPLLTKGVANMQRCIEIARLYGVPVVVAVNRFTYDTTAEVEMVERTAQEAGAVAAVMSNHWAEGGEGAKELAQAVIEACNHSNPEDFRFLYPLEMTLKQKIETIATKVYGARDVAYEPKAEQQLKAYEEAGFGNLPICMAKTHLSLSHEPTWKGVPKDYTLPIREVRASVGAGFIYPLCGEMRTMPGLPSKPAFMNVDLDEQGRVVGLF from the coding sequence ATGCCAGTTCGAAAAGTAAAACCGGTGCCGAGCGATCTTGAGATTGCGCAGTCGGCCACCATGCTGCCCATTCTCGATATTGCCGAATCGCTGGGCTTGACGATTGATGATATTGATCTGTACGGAAAGTATAAAGCCAAAGTTCATCTCAGCGTCCTCGACGATCCACGCTTCAAGAATCGCCCCAACGGCAAATATGTGGATGTGACCGCCATTACGCCCACGCCGCTGGGCGAGGGCAAAACCACCACCACCGTCGGTCTGACGCAGGCGCTCGGCCTGTTGGGCCAGCGCGCCATTACCTGCATCCGCCAACCTTCGATGGGCCCAACCTTCGGCATCAAGGGCGGCGCCGCGGGCGGCGGCTACTCGCAGATTGTGCCGATGGAAGATTTCAACCTGCACCTGACCGGTGACATTCATGCGGTCACCGCGGCCAACAACCTGATGGCCGCGGCCATTGATGCACGCATCCTGCACGAAGATAACTACGATGATGCCAAGCTGGCGGGCATGGGGCTGCGACGCCTGGCGATTGACCCCTACGCCGTCACCTGGCAGCGCGTCCTGGACGTCAACGACCGGGCGCTGCGTGACGTGATCATCGGCTTGGGCGACAAGGCTGACGGACGCCCGCGCCAGACCGGCTTCGACATTGCGGTGGCGTCGGAGGTCATGGCGATTTTGGCCCTCACCACCAGCCTCAAGGACATGCGCCAGCGCCTGGGGCGCATGGTCATCGGCTACAGCAAGCAAGGCAAGCCGGTCACCGCGGAAGAATTGGGCGTGGCCGGCGCGATGGCCGTCATCATGAAGGACGCCATCATGCCCAACCTGATGCAGACGCTGGAAGGACAACCGGCCTTTGTCCATGCCGGGCCATTCGCCAACATTGCGCACGGCAATTCCTCCATCCTGGCCGACCAGATTGCGCTCAAGCTGGGCGATTATGTGATCACAGAGTCAGGCTTCGGCGCGGACATCGGCATGGAGAAGTTCATGGACATCAAGTGCCGCACCTCCGGCCTGCGTCCCACCTGCGTCGTGCTGGTCGCCACCATCCGCGCGCTGAAGATGCATGGCGGCGGGCCAAAGGTGGTGGCCGGACGCCCGCTGGACAAGGCCTACACCGACGAGAACCTGCCGCTGCTGACGAAGGGCGTGGCTAACATGCAGCGCTGCATCGAAATTGCGCGGCTGTACGGCGTACCGGTGGTGGTGGCGGTCAATCGCTTCACCTATGACACGACCGCGGAGGTCGAGATGGTCGAGCGGACTGCGCAGGAGGCCGGCGCGGTCGCCGCGGTCATGAGCAATCACTGGGCCGAAGGTGGCGAAGGCGCGAAAGAACTGGCGCAGGCAGTCATCGAAGCGTGCAACCATTCCAATCCGGAGGACTTCCGCTTCCTCTATCCATTGGAGATGACGCTCAAGCAGAAGATCGAAACGATTGCGACCAAAGTCTACGGTGCGCGGGACGTGGCCTATGAACCAAAGGCTGAGCAGCAGTTGAAAGCCTACGAAGAGGCCGGCTTCGGCAATCTGCCGATCTGCATGGCCAAGACGCACCTGTCGTTGTCGCACGAGCCGACCTGGAAGGGCGTGCCGAAGGATTACACCCTGCCGATCCGCGAAGTGCGCGCCTCTGTCGGCGCCGGCTTCATCTATCCACTGTGCGGCGAGATGCGCACCATGCCCGGTTTGCCCTCCAAGCCCGCATTCATGAACGTGGACCTGGACGAACAGGGCCGCGTGGTGGGTCTGTTCTAG
- the cheB gene encoding chemotaxis-specific protein-glutamate methyltransferase CheB produces the protein MIRILIVDDSATIRTLLKAIFESDPEMLVVGMASNGVEAAAQTALLKPDVITMDILMPVMNGFEATRRIMAENPTPIVVVTSHVDSVELNTTFNAIKAGALDVIAKPVGQAYHEFEPMRSRLIDTVKLMAGVKVVRRRSVLPSSGTAPVQHNGQPIAPGAHPGVAVIVIGASTGGPAALNTLFKMLPASLPAPVVVVQHMTIGFTEGLVSWLRQESHLPIVLATHNQRVRPGEIYFAPDDQHLEFAVRDVMGLNRGPLVSHVRPSVTRLFDSAARVYGSEAIGVLLTGMGDDGAIGLAHLHEQGAPTIAQNEASAVVFGMPKVAVELGAADFVLPLERISPTLLSLLDKRGARLRR, from the coding sequence ATGATCAGGATTTTAATTGTTGACGACTCTGCGACGATCCGCACGCTCCTGAAAGCCATTTTCGAGAGCGATCCTGAGATGCTCGTGGTCGGCATGGCCAGCAACGGCGTCGAAGCAGCCGCACAGACCGCCCTGCTCAAACCAGACGTGATCACGATGGACATTCTGATGCCTGTCATGAACGGCTTCGAAGCCACGCGGCGCATCATGGCAGAAAATCCAACGCCGATTGTCGTCGTCACCAGTCACGTAGATTCGGTGGAACTCAACACCACATTCAATGCCATCAAGGCCGGCGCGCTGGACGTGATCGCGAAGCCCGTGGGGCAAGCGTACCATGAATTCGAACCTATGCGCAGCCGCCTCATTGACACGGTCAAGCTGATGGCCGGGGTCAAAGTGGTGCGGCGTCGCTCCGTGTTGCCATCATCTGGAACCGCGCCTGTGCAGCACAACGGTCAGCCCATCGCGCCTGGCGCTCACCCCGGTGTAGCGGTGATCGTCATTGGCGCTTCGACCGGCGGGCCAGCCGCTCTCAACACCCTCTTCAAGATGTTGCCGGCCAGTCTGCCGGCGCCCGTCGTCGTGGTGCAACATATGACGATCGGCTTCACCGAGGGCCTGGTATCCTGGCTGCGCCAGGAGAGTCACCTGCCGATTGTGCTTGCCACGCACAATCAGCGCGTGCGGCCAGGCGAAATCTACTTTGCGCCTGACGACCAGCACCTGGAATTTGCGGTCCGTGACGTCATGGGCCTCAACCGCGGGCCACTGGTCAGCCACGTGCGCCCCTCTGTCACCCGGCTCTTCGACTCAGCGGCTCGCGTGTATGGCAGCGAGGCGATCGGCGTTCTCCTGACCGGGATGGGCGATGACGGCGCGATCGGCCTGGCCCACTTGCACGAGCAAGGTGCGCCGACGATTGCCCAGAACGAAGCCAGCGCCGTTGTTTTTGGTATGCCGAAAGTTGCGGTAGAATTGGGCGCGGCCGATTTCGTGCTTCCACTGGAGCGCATCAGCCCGACCCTGCTCTCCTTGCTTGATAAGCGGGGGGCGCGGTTGCGGCGCTGA
- a CDS encoding hybrid sensor histidine kinase/response regulator — protein sequence MPLPADFMQQLLATFTQEAREHLQTIVRLLLVVERHQDPAADAQTWADIFRAAHSLKGAAQAVSQERIGTLAHHLETLFGRVKNRDVQPTPTLFDLSYQALDAAGLLLDEVVNGTPAPVSLMDLFTRIETLALQPAPVARSAGVGTPGPLLEPAAPSSAAPETNPPVIAPAAEVAAGSVIRDDTVRVAVSKLDTLLNEVGELQAARLGTEQRLAELTQVLQEIEVWENDWRKQRSQIMAAVRRCLHEEGEAQQITTQAATRVNAYLERQEAHLHRTASGLRDVRRRLQADNRRMTQVVDSLEEDVRRTRMLPVEAVLSLFPRMVRDLARAMQKQVTLVIEGADTEVDRSVLEQIKDPLTHLLRNAIDHGLERPEQRQAAGKPVEGVIRMVAAQRGNRLVISVADDGRGIDLAAVRGGAVRHGLMTADEAAALDDREALALIFRSGFSTTTHVSDLSGRGVGLDVVRENVERLGGMVEVESQVGAGTCFELQLPLTLATTLCLLVRCREQTFAIPVANVARVVRSASDQIAQVAGRQALVVDGRPLALHHLADILGLPGAAATPSNGAPRRLAIIVLGIAERRLGFQVDSLMGVQEVVTKSLPKPLLRVRHVAGVTILGTGEIVVVLNVTDLVRDGIRAAAPAPTPGATGRASQVNPRPEAPLIVVADDSFTTRTLEKNILEAAGYRVRVAADGMEAWTLLQSEHADLLVSDINMPRMDGFELVTRVRQDERFKHLPAILITSLDSREDRERGIQAGADAYFIKSAFNEESLLAAIRRLL from the coding sequence ATGCCGCTGCCCGCCGATTTCATGCAGCAGTTACTTGCCACCTTTACCCAAGAGGCGCGCGAGCATCTGCAGACTATCGTTCGTCTCCTGTTGGTTGTGGAGCGTCACCAGGACCCCGCCGCGGACGCCCAGACCTGGGCAGACATCTTTCGCGCCGCGCACAGCCTCAAAGGCGCGGCGCAAGCCGTCAGCCAGGAACGCATCGGCACGCTGGCCCATCACCTGGAAACGCTGTTTGGCCGGGTCAAGAATCGGGATGTGCAACCGACTCCCACGCTGTTCGATCTGAGCTACCAGGCGCTCGACGCGGCAGGCTTGTTGTTGGATGAGGTCGTCAATGGCACGCCTGCGCCCGTCAGCCTGATGGATCTGTTCACGCGCATCGAGACGCTGGCGCTGCAGCCGGCGCCGGTCGCACGCTCAGCGGGGGTAGGGACGCCTGGGCCGTTGCTCGAACCGGCCGCACCCTCCAGCGCAGCACCGGAAACGAACCCGCCAGTCATTGCGCCAGCCGCCGAAGTAGCCGCCGGTAGTGTCATACGTGATGACACCGTGCGCGTGGCCGTCTCCAAGCTCGACACCCTGTTGAACGAAGTGGGCGAGTTGCAGGCGGCGCGCCTCGGCACGGAACAGCGGCTGGCCGAGCTGACGCAAGTCCTGCAGGAGATCGAGGTCTGGGAGAATGACTGGCGCAAGCAGCGGTCCCAAATCATGGCCGCTGTGCGTAGATGCCTGCACGAAGAAGGAGAGGCTCAGCAGATCACCACACAGGCCGCCACGCGCGTCAATGCCTATCTGGAGCGGCAGGAGGCGCATCTGCACCGCACCGCTTCCGGCCTGCGCGACGTGCGCCGGCGCTTGCAGGCTGACAATCGCCGCATGACCCAAGTGGTGGACAGCCTGGAGGAGGATGTGCGCCGCACGCGCATGTTGCCGGTTGAGGCGGTTCTCAGCCTGTTCCCGCGCATGGTGCGAGACCTGGCCCGCGCGATGCAGAAACAGGTCACGCTGGTGATCGAAGGCGCTGACACCGAAGTGGATCGCTCTGTGCTCGAGCAGATCAAAGACCCGCTGACCCACCTGCTGCGCAACGCCATAGACCATGGCCTCGAACGGCCAGAGCAGCGCCAGGCGGCCGGTAAGCCGGTGGAAGGCGTGATTCGCATGGTGGCTGCCCAGCGCGGGAACAGGCTCGTGATTTCTGTCGCCGATGACGGTCGCGGGATTGACCTGGCGGCCGTACGCGGCGGTGCTGTGCGCCACGGCCTGATGACCGCCGACGAAGCAGCCGCCCTGGATGATCGCGAGGCCCTGGCGCTCATCTTTCGTTCTGGCTTCTCCACCACCACTCACGTCAGCGACCTGTCAGGGCGGGGCGTGGGGCTGGATGTGGTGCGGGAAAATGTGGAGCGCCTCGGTGGCATGGTGGAGGTAGAGAGTCAGGTGGGCGCCGGGACATGCTTCGAGCTGCAACTGCCGCTGACCCTGGCGACGACCCTGTGCCTGTTGGTGCGATGCCGTGAGCAGACGTTTGCCATCCCCGTCGCCAATGTTGCGCGCGTCGTGCGCAGTGCCAGCGATCAGATTGCGCAGGTGGCGGGGCGCCAGGCCCTGGTGGTAGATGGGCGGCCGCTGGCCTTGCACCACCTGGCAGACATCCTCGGTCTGCCAGGCGCAGCCGCAACGCCCAGCAACGGCGCGCCGCGGCGCCTGGCCATTATCGTCCTGGGGATTGCCGAGCGCCGCCTGGGGTTTCAAGTTGACAGCCTGATGGGTGTACAAGAGGTTGTGACCAAGAGCCTGCCCAAACCGCTGCTGCGCGTGCGCCATGTGGCTGGCGTAACCATTCTTGGCACCGGAGAAATCGTCGTCGTGCTGAATGTGACCGACCTGGTACGCGACGGCATACGCGCCGCGGCGCCGGCGCCGACCCCGGGCGCGACCGGTCGTGCATCCCAGGTCAACCCGCGGCCCGAGGCGCCGCTGATCGTGGTGGCCGATGATTCGTTCACCACGCGTACTTTGGAAAAGAATATCCTGGAAGCGGCGGGCTATCGGGTACGCGTGGCGGCCGATGGGATGGAAGCATGGACGCTGCTGCAGAGTGAGCATGCCGACCTGTTGGTGTCTGACATCAACATGCCACGCATGGACGGCTTCGAGTTGGTGACGCGCGTGCGCCAGGACGAGCGGTTCAAACATCTACCGGCCATCCTGATTACATCGCTCGATTCGCGCGAGGATCGTGAGCGCGGTATCCAGGCGGGCGCCGATGCGTATTTCATCAAGAGTGCTTTCAATGAGGAGAGCCTGCTGGCAGCCATTCGACGGCTGCTTTGA
- a CDS encoding methyl-accepting chemotaxis protein, with amino-acid sequence MFSWYKNTKLMVKLVTAFLGLAIGVGSLVGLTSYFSVEEINKVIDDLAARRIPTVKQATVVERSTLRSLVEAKNYLLSLHDASLDQAAASSAVKDNLDQALAALNSVDTLVQTYDDHDLNKPVTAARESLNEYQGLYDDTLATVTAAEKARAGMVELADSLVDETITFFDGVVAGTGSNSKETLTIIGDVWQTITDMRVRALQYVNSRNAADLAAVEDAIISLGKLYDSLEEGATSAADRQQVTRLRSVTEDYRRMVRELATNSDKLTTLLGSLDSAAEEVQLRVREVQDAGWVQIDEGQQMTDDLAHRSMNTTVIVVSIAILLGMIAGVLIARSIVHALDASVQFARRVAQGDLTARLKVAGSDELGVLAATLNDMAGNLAEMSSQVGAGAHSMGAASTEILASVSQHTASANEQMAAVNQTGATVNEVRATAEQTAQRAEDVAALAQMSVHVGQDGSAAVAAILKGMLEIKARVETIAQDILALSEQTQQIGEITATVNDLADQSNILALNAAIEAAKAGEQGKGFAVVATEVRNLADQSKQATAKVRIILGDIQKATNAAVMATEQGTRGVESGMTLAQRAGEVIGQLADNIRNAAQAAQQIAASAHQQSAAMDQIAQAMKEINQATMQSVAGARQSQAAAEGLTSLARQLQSMTSRFQVSAG; translated from the coding sequence ATGTTTTCCTGGTACAAGAACACCAAATTGATGGTCAAACTGGTGACTGCGTTCCTCGGCCTGGCGATAGGGGTTGGTAGTCTGGTTGGCCTCACCAGCTATTTCAGCGTGGAAGAAATCAACAAGGTCATTGATGATCTGGCAGCCCGGCGGATACCAACGGTCAAACAGGCCACCGTCGTTGAGCGCAGCACGCTGCGCTCCCTTGTGGAGGCGAAGAACTATCTCCTCTCGCTGCATGACGCGTCTCTCGACCAGGCAGCGGCATCAAGCGCGGTCAAGGACAATCTTGATCAGGCTCTTGCGGCGCTGAACAGCGTAGACACCCTGGTGCAAACCTATGATGACCATGACCTGAACAAGCCCGTCACGGCCGCGCGCGAATCGCTGAACGAATATCAGGGTTTGTATGACGACACCCTCGCAACCGTGACTGCAGCCGAGAAGGCGCGAGCCGGCATGGTCGAATTGGCCGACAGCCTGGTGGATGAAACCATCACCTTCTTCGATGGGGTGGTGGCCGGTACTGGATCCAATTCGAAAGAGACGCTCACGATCATCGGTGATGTCTGGCAAACCATCACCGACATGCGCGTGCGCGCCCTGCAGTATGTCAATTCGCGCAATGCGGCCGACCTGGCGGCAGTAGAGGACGCCATCATCAGCCTGGGTAAGTTATACGATAGCCTGGAGGAAGGCGCGACTTCGGCCGCGGACCGCCAGCAGGTGACGCGCCTCCGTTCAGTCACTGAAGACTATCGTCGCATGGTTCGAGAGCTTGCCACAAACAGCGACAAGTTGACCACGCTGCTCGGCAGTTTGGATAGCGCAGCCGAGGAGGTGCAGTTGCGGGTGCGTGAGGTACAGGATGCCGGTTGGGTGCAGATTGACGAAGGGCAACAGATGACCGACGACCTGGCGCACCGCTCGATGAACACGACCGTGATCGTTGTGAGCATAGCCATCCTACTCGGCATGATCGCGGGTGTACTAATTGCGCGCTCGATTGTCCATGCCCTCGACGCCTCCGTACAGTTTGCGCGTCGAGTGGCGCAGGGCGACCTGACCGCCCGGCTGAAAGTCGCCGGCAGTGATGAGTTGGGCGTCCTGGCAGCCACCCTCAATGACATGGCGGGCAACCTGGCGGAGATGTCCAGCCAGGTGGGCGCGGGCGCACACAGCATGGGGGCGGCCAGCACCGAGATCCTGGCGTCGGTCAGCCAACACACCGCCAGCGCCAATGAGCAGATGGCCGCGGTCAACCAAACGGGCGCAACCGTCAACGAGGTGCGCGCCACCGCAGAGCAGACGGCGCAGCGCGCCGAAGATGTCGCAGCCCTGGCGCAGATGTCAGTGCATGTCGGGCAAGATGGCAGCGCGGCCGTGGCCGCGATCCTGAAGGGCATGTTGGAGATCAAGGCCCGGGTCGAAACCATCGCCCAGGACATTCTCGCCCTCTCTGAGCAGACCCAGCAGATTGGCGAAATCACCGCAACCGTCAATGACCTGGCCGATCAATCCAACATCCTGGCGCTGAACGCGGCCATCGAAGCGGCCAAGGCGGGCGAACAGGGCAAGGGCTTTGCCGTGGTGGCGACGGAAGTGCGGAACCTGGCCGATCAGTCGAAACAGGCGACGGCCAAAGTGCGCATCATTTTGGGAGACATTCAGAAAGCCACCAACGCGGCGGTGATGGCTACGGAGCAGGGCACGCGCGGGGTGGAAAGCGGCATGACGTTGGCTCAACGCGCCGGCGAGGTGATCGGGCAGTTGGCCGACAACATTCGCAACGCGGCGCAGGCCGCGCAGCAGATCGCCGCATCCGCACATCAGCAGAGCGCGGCCATGGATCAGATTGCCCAGGCCATGAAGGAAATCAACCAGGCAACCATGCAATCAGTGGCAGGCGCGCGCCAATCGCAGGCTGCAGCCGAAGGATTGACCAGTCTGGCCCGCCAGTTACAGTCAATGACCAGCCGCTTTCAGGTCAGCGCCGGTTGA
- a CDS encoding purine-binding chemotaxis protein CheW has protein sequence MKSQQDIFDPHTQEILEARARALAQPPPTASADDVMSLVVLTLGTERYGVDIRAVVEIQPAGPITRLPGVPPMWLGLTNLRGRLYPVLDLCRYLALDRPVQAAAARRLVLVAGTGEGADLEVGFVVDDVPQVRQVSLADLSAPLVEPSSGQPGVLIGITADMLTVLDVDKLLRDPRLVVQEAFSQ, from the coding sequence ATGAAAAGCCAGCAAGACATCTTCGATCCCCACACGCAGGAGATTCTGGAGGCGCGCGCGCGTGCGCTGGCCCAACCGCCGCCGACCGCGTCCGCGGATGATGTGATGAGCCTGGTCGTGTTGACGCTCGGTACGGAGCGTTACGGTGTTGACATTCGCGCCGTTGTCGAGATTCAACCGGCTGGCCCGATCACACGATTGCCGGGCGTGCCCCCCATGTGGCTCGGCCTGACCAACCTGCGTGGTCGCCTCTACCCCGTGCTGGACCTGTGCCGCTACCTGGCGCTTGACCGGCCGGTACAGGCCGCGGCCGCGCGCCGCCTGGTGCTTGTGGCCGGCACCGGCGAAGGCGCTGACCTGGAGGTCGGGTTTGTCGTAGACGATGTGCCGCAGGTGCGCCAGGTGAGTCTGGCCGATCTTAGTGCCCCGTTAGTCGAACCCTCCTCCGGCCAGCCAGGCGTGTTGATCGGAATCACCGCGGACATGTTGACCGTGTTGGATGTGGACAAACTCCTGCGCGACCCACGCCTGGTCGTGCAGGAAGCCTTCAGTCAGTGA
- a CDS encoding chemotaxis protein CheW gives MHNQDAAVQLVVFEVGQRAYALRVEQVIEVLRMVAISPLPDTPPWLAGMLNFRGQVIPVMDLRTRLGAPRPQPDLNTPIMVVTTGERMAGLIADVVREVISLPVSAVRAPDTLTGQAQVVATIARVRERLVALLDLERLLLTHALDLPLALEAAR, from the coding sequence ATGCACAACCAGGACGCAGCAGTTCAACTCGTCGTGTTCGAAGTCGGTCAGCGCGCCTATGCCCTGCGGGTCGAGCAGGTGATCGAGGTGCTGCGCATGGTGGCGATCTCCCCGCTGCCAGACACGCCGCCGTGGCTGGCCGGCATGCTCAACTTCCGCGGCCAGGTCATCCCCGTGATGGACCTGCGCACACGGCTCGGTGCGCCGCGGCCGCAGCCTGACTTGAATACACCGATCATGGTCGTGACGACCGGCGAACGCATGGCCGGCCTGATCGCCGACGTGGTACGTGAAGTGATCTCACTGCCGGTCTCGGCTGTCCGTGCTCCTGATACGCTAACGGGACAGGCGCAGGTGGTGGCAACCATCGCACGAGTGCGCGAGCGCCTGGTGGCCCTGCTCGACCTGGAACGGCTCCTGTTGACCCACGCGTTAGATTTGCCCCTCGCCCTGGAGGCAGCCCGATGA
- a CDS encoding response regulator, with translation MFSNKRVLTVDDSPTIRTFLHGLLSLHGAQVEEAGSGREALEMLAKGKYDLVLLDLLLPDVDGIQVLRGLRERDGETAVVMLTGMGGIKSATTAVSRGADGYIEKQDLSFGGDFTEFFYALEQALEHRAGLVAQKQLQEVKADFYSMVTHDLRNPTSAVWLSLQLLTDESTGPLNADQRELIELAQGASQKLLSLINDYLDFAKIDAGYLRLDRSETNLCAIVEESARLTSIQANARHQTLTFDLPEKPIVAFADAERLKQVLDNLISNAIKYTPEGGHLGVQLRMENDMAVFRVSDDGSGIPPAEVGSLFTKYHRVPGQAVRGIRGTGLGLLIVKEIAEAHGGTVTAESDGIAGHGTQFIVRLPLAHEA, from the coding sequence ATGTTTAGCAACAAGCGTGTACTGACGGTGGATGATTCGCCCACGATTCGAACTTTTCTACATGGCCTGCTGAGCCTGCACGGCGCTCAAGTAGAGGAAGCCGGTAGCGGCCGTGAGGCGCTGGAAATGTTGGCGAAGGGCAAGTATGACCTGGTGCTCCTGGACCTGCTGTTGCCTGATGTGGATGGCATCCAGGTGCTACGCGGCCTGCGTGAGCGCGATGGGGAGACCGCGGTGGTCATGCTCACCGGCATGGGCGGCATCAAATCGGCGACCACCGCGGTGAGCCGTGGGGCCGACGGCTACATCGAGAAGCAGGATTTGTCGTTCGGTGGTGACTTTACCGAGTTCTTCTATGCCCTGGAGCAGGCGCTCGAACACCGGGCCGGCCTGGTGGCACAGAAACAGTTGCAAGAGGTTAAGGCTGACTTCTACTCGATGGTGACGCACGACCTGCGCAACCCGACCAGTGCTGTCTGGTTGTCACTGCAACTGCTGACAGATGAATCCACCGGCCCGCTCAACGCGGACCAGCGCGAACTGATCGAATTGGCCCAGGGCGCCAGCCAAAAACTGCTATCCCTGATCAACGACTATCTCGATTTCGCCAAGATTGATGCCGGGTACCTGCGCCTGGATCGCAGCGAGACCAATCTGTGCGCCATCGTCGAAGAAAGTGCCCGCCTGACCTCCATTCAGGCCAACGCACGCCATCAGACGCTGACCTTTGATCTGCCCGAAAAACCGATCGTCGCCTTCGCCGATGCCGAACGCTTGAAGCAGGTGCTGGACAATCTGATCTCGAACGCCATCAAGTACACGCCAGAAGGGGGTCATCTTGGCGTGCAGTTGCGGATGGAAAACGACATGGCCGTCTTTCGTGTCTCTGATGACGGCAGCGGTATCCCCCCCGCCGAAGTGGGATCACTCTTCACCAAGTATCACCGGGTGCCGGGGCAGGCTGTGCGCGGCATCCGCGGCACCGGCCTGGGACTGCTGATCGTCAAGGAAATTGCCGAAGCGCACGGCGGCACCGTGACGGCCGAGTCGGATGGGATTGCCGGTCACGGCACTCAGTTCATCGTTCGCCTTCCCCTGGCCCATGAGGCCTGA
- a CDS encoding CinA family nicotinamide mononucleotide deamidase-related protein, with amino-acid sequence MKAEIVTIGTELLLGQIVDTNAAYLAQQLAAIGVDLFFKTTVGDNIPRIAGILQQASQRSDLIITSGGLGPTVDDMTREAIALATGRGLEFMPAAWDEISAMFARWGRRPDENNRRQALLPAGSLKVTNPVGTAPAFILETGACTIISLPGVPRELKHLMEFAVIPYLRQRLGDQAPIIKSRVLRTCSIGESNVDTLIGDLETLTNPTVGLLAHPAQTDIRITAKATSAAEADAMIAPLETEIRQRLGVYIYGVDDESLEEVTARLLLQHNYTLALVETNTAGAVAAWLRATPFAAALHSALVAADLPHLQSALPALTADDAWPSAALALAAAQAMQAASGADFTLAIIGTMQGHETMYSDERGESFIALLHPEGRLTRRFPLGGAGEVTQRWIGNRALDLLRRVILGLATESGG; translated from the coding sequence ATGAAAGCCGAAATCGTCACCATTGGCACGGAACTGCTGCTCGGACAGATCGTTGACACCAATGCTGCTTACCTGGCACAGCAATTGGCGGCCATCGGCGTTGATCTCTTCTTCAAGACCACGGTCGGCGACAATATCCCGCGCATTGCCGGCATCCTTCAGCAGGCCAGCCAGCGCAGCGATCTGATCATCACCAGCGGCGGCCTGGGGCCGACCGTGGATGACATGACGCGTGAGGCCATTGCGCTGGCCACAGGCCGTGGTCTGGAATTTATGCCCGCGGCCTGGGACGAGATCAGCGCCATGTTTGCCCGCTGGGGGCGCCGGCCCGATGAGAACAATCGCCGGCAGGCGTTGTTGCCCGCCGGCAGCCTCAAGGTGACGAATCCAGTGGGCACAGCCCCCGCCTTTATCCTGGAAACAGGCGCCTGCACGATCATCAGCCTGCCCGGCGTACCCCGCGAGCTGAAGCACCTCATGGAATTTGCGGTCATTCCCTATCTGCGCCAACGCCTGGGCGATCAGGCGCCCATCATCAAGTCGCGTGTCCTGCGCACCTGCAGCATCGGCGAGAGTAACGTAGATACCCTCATCGGCGACCTGGAGACCCTGACCAACCCAACCGTCGGCCTGCTGGCCCATCCGGCTCAGACCGATATTCGCATCACGGCCAAGGCGACCAGTGCGGCTGAGGCTGACGCCATGATCGCGCCCCTTGAGACCGAGATTCGCCAGCGCCTGGGCGTTTACATCTATGGCGTGGACGACGAATCGCTGGAAGAAGTGACGGCTCGCCTGCTGTTGCAACATAACTACACCCTGGCTCTCGTCGAAACGAACACAGCCGGCGCAGTGGCCGCCTGGCTGCGCGCCACGCCCTTTGCCGCGGCCTTGCACAGTGCCCTGGTTGCCGCAGACCTGCCGCATCTGCAAAGCGCTTTGCCCGCCCTGACTGCGGACGACGCCTGGCCGTCGGCCGCCCTGGCCCTGGCCGCTGCCCAGGCCATGCAGGCCGCGTCGGGCGCCGATTTCACCCTGGCAATCATCGGCACCATGCAGGGGCACGAAACCATGTACAGCGATGAGCGCGGGGAGTCGTTCATCGCCCTGCTGCACCCGGAGGGCCGGCTGACGCGGCGCTTCCCCTTGGGCGGCGCCGGCGAGGTGACGCAGCGTTGGATCGGCAATCGCGCCCTTGATCTGCTGCGGCGGGTCATCCTGGGTCTTGCCACAGAAAGCGGCGGCTGA